The segment CCCCCAGCTTTTCCAAATTTAGTGATAAAATAAGAGATTTTCAGGTTTTTGACATACCTTTCCTGTTTAATAATATCAAGGATATACACAATTTCTATAATTCAAAAGCCATATCTATTTTAAATAGAGAAACCGAAAATTTTGGACTTAAAATATTAGACTTTTGGGACAACGATTTTAAACATATCACCTGCAGCAAAAGACTTATAAAAAAACCAGAAGATTTAAAAGGGTTGAAGGTTCGCACTATGGGTAGCAACATCTTAAACGCCCAGTTTAAAATAGTGGGTGCCATGCCTTACACCTATCCTTTTGGTAGCTTAAAACATATCCTTGAGGAGGGGTTGATAGACTGCCAGGAAAACACTTTCAACAACATATATTCACAAAAGCTCTATAACAGTCAGAAATATTTAACGGTTTCATCCCATGGATATCTTGGTTATGCTGTTGTAATTTCAAAAAAATTTTGGGAATCTCTATCAGGAGAAGAAAAGAAGCTAATTATGGAAGCTTTGAAAAAAACTACCGCTTACGAAAGGGAACTCGCACAGAGAAAAAATTTTACTGACTTTTTTAGATTATCCCATAATTCCAACCTCTACGTGTATAAGCTATCAGAGGAAGAAAAAGTCTATTGGATTACATTTTTTAAAAGGCACAAAAATCTTTTTTTAAATTACCTAAGTTCAGAAATGGCAAAGGAGATCCAGGAAATGGGGCTATACTA is part of the Calditerrivibrio nitroreducens DSM 19672 genome and harbors:
- a CDS encoding TRAP transporter substrate-binding protein, coding for MYKVISLILFILVYKFSYSETIIRFSHVVSVDSPKGIAVEKFKTELEKISSGRLKVLIYPEGTLFDDIPVIEALKKNIVQMAAPSFSKFSDKIRDFQVFDIPFLFNNIKDIHNFYNSKAISILNRETENFGLKILDFWDNDFKHITCSKRLIKKPEDLKGLKVRTMGSNILNAQFKIVGAMPYTYPFGSLKHILEEGLIDCQENTFNNIYSQKLYNSQKYLTVSSHGYLGYAVVISKKFWESLSGEEKKLIMEALKKTTAYERELAQRKNFTDFFRLSHNSNLYVYKLSEEEKVYWITFFKRHKNLFLNYLSSEMAKEIQEMGLY